ATTTGCGGGATTTGTGGATTGGATTGAACAAAATGGAACGCTACCTGCAACCTTCTTCTTCACCTTCCTCCtagcaaactcctactcatccttcaagacccaaatATATATGGGCAGAGTTGGTTGCTCTCTCTTCTGAGCTACCCACCTTTATACGAACTTTGCACCATATACAAGCTTCTTTTATAGTCCCCAGTGTACTGTACTTCCCTAGTTTGCCCGCAGGTCTAGGCTTTCCCATGAACTAGGAGCCCTTGAGAGGATCTGACTTGTCCCAGGTGTTTTTAGATGCCTAGAGCCTCCTGGAGACGCTTGATTAGTGGTGACAGGCTTGAAATGACCTATTGTCCTTCAGTGCTCCCTCTCAGGTAAGTGGTTTGCATTTCTGCGGACCTGGGGTACATTAGTTGAGGTCCTTTTAGAATTCAACTCCTGTTAGTAAACATTGAAAAAAGGTGACACTGGAAATGAAGGCAAGGAGCTTGAGCCCCAACCAAATCTCGGGAAGGGAAAGATCAGGGCAGCCCCAGGCTCCGTGGTCAGCTCCAGCAGTGGCTCTGCTGGGGTTGGGGACTCCCTTACAGCTACCAAGTACcctggccaccagggggcagggtAAAGTAGAGAGAACGGCCCTGGGTAGGGTAAAGTGGTGGTGAGGGGTCCCAGGGAAAGAGGAAATTGAGCCTGGGGACCACACCCAAAGTACCTCCCTCACAGGGCCCTGCCCCACCCAAGCCTGGCCACCCCTTCACCTTGTGTGAGAGGCCCAGGGACTCCAGCCCAGTTTGAATGGTCAGTGCGATGGAGGTACATGCCTGGCAAACCACCGGgggctgcatttttttttttaataaatttatttattttgtttatttatttttggctgtgttgggtcttcgttgctgcgcgcgggctttctctagttgcggtgagcgggggttactcttcattgcagtgtgtgggcttctcattgcggtggcttctctcgttgtggagcacgggctctaggcacgcggcttcagtagttgcggcacgcgggctcagtagttgtggctcacgggctctagagcacaggctcagtagttgtggcacacgggcttagttgctccgcggcatgtgggatcttcccagaccagggatcgaacctgtgtcccctgccttggcaggcggattctcaaccactgcgccaccagggaagccccagtgggggctgcatttttaaagaaggccttcttttgaaaaaattaaaattgtaactTTTGCCAATTTCTATGGTGTAAGTACTGCCACCACGGCCGATCTCAAGCTAACACTGTGATGTGCAATCTGGCTCCGGCACACCATTGGCTGTGGGTGTCGAGGTGCAAGGGCACGAGCTCCTCACAGACTCCTGTAAGGGAGTCCTGCCCTATCATGAGACTGACCAAAGAGCTTGGGGAGGTGTTACAGCCTCCGAGAAATAATAGCTCAGGATGTGGGTTTGAATCCGGCATCCACCTCTGACCCAATGACCTTAACCTCCTTCAGATGCCGCCCACCGGCTAGATCCAAAATCCCAGGTCCTGCACacctgctccttcctgcctcccggCCTTTCTTTCAGTTCCTGGGAAGTGCTGAGCAGTTTCCTATCTCCAGGCCTTTGCCCACGTGGGTCCCTCCACCTGCGGTTCTGTCTCCCCCTCTCACCCTCCGGGGCTCAGCTGCACCACCTCTTCCTCAGAGAGGCCGTCTCAGACCAACCCCCCAACCTTCCAAATTAGCTTCTTCCATTATTACTTTGAGAACACTTACCCTAATGTGAGGTCCTAGTGTGACGATCTGTATAAAGTTCATCTCCCCTACTAGACAGTAAGTCCCACGAGGGCAGGGACCGTATGggtttttgttcactgttttgccccctctgcccagcacagagcagggccAACCATGGGTAGTGAACCCcaaactgttgaatgaatgaacatatgaCACAGGAAGGAAATTATCCAaatacagtttcttcttctgaaaaatgagtataataaaatGTCTACCTTCAGATAATATTTAAACCTATAAAGAGCCTACTCTGCGCCAGGATTTTCATAGACttactcctttaatcctcacgacaGCTCTCTGGGGTAGatgctgttattattatccccattttctaggtgaggaaactgaggcacagagaggtcaggagGTGACCTGCTCTCCTTTATCCGGttagatctgaacccaggcagcaTCTGTCTCCCGCAGCCTCGGTTAATCTCAGGGAAGCTCAACTCTTTggggggagggttggggagggCTCGCAGAGGTGATGACATTTGGTGCTGCTATAGCCCCCGTGCCCCGAGACCTCGAAGCCCAGTGGGCAAGGCTAATAACGGATAAGCGCTGTGATCAGGGATCACTCAGGGCCAAGGCTGTCCCCCAAGTCTGAGAAGTCTTCCTAGAACCAAGATACCCTGGCCGAGGAAGATAGCCGCATCTGATGATGTGTCTGGAGAGCTTTGATGAGAAGTGAACCAGCAGTGCTCTTGACCACTTCTCCCCGGCCACAACACTTCTGATCTCACTCGGGAGTTCAGCCTAGACCCTTGGGGCTCACAGGCAAATCTTGCTTTCCATCATCCCGTTCTCCTTCCCAGGGGTTGGGTTAGTTGTGGTCACATGatcagttctggccaatgaaaagcgagcaggggctgctgggTGAAAGAATCTCTAGCTCTTCTTTCACTCCCCCTCGTGATGCCTGATGTGACACCTGGACAGCCATCTTGTGGCCACCACCTTGTGGCTGCCATCCTGTGGCCCTGAGGGAAGGTGGCTTGAGAACAAAGCTGTTGCACTAAGTGGGCCGAGTGGAAATACGGGACAGATCAGGGTCCTTAGTGATTTTGCTGAGCTGCTGAATTAACCAGCCCCAGAGCTGCCCCACCCTGGGATTTagggttatttttccttttttgaagctGTGTGTTCAATATGTGTTCCTTGCAAGATCAACCCAACAAACACAGCAAGGATATGTAACTAAAagcaaagagaggaaaggagtctTGTCCAGGTACTTGCGtttcaaaataagaaggaaagagcTGCATTCCCAGCCAAGAGCTTTGGGAGAGGATGCTCTGAGTAGACACATGGTCCCCTCCACCCAAACACCCAAGATGCCCCGGGCggaggcaggcagaggggaggaaaggagtgTCAGTGCTGGGGTTCCTGGTGAATGTGGATCCCGGCCCCTCCTTCCCAGCTGAGCCTGGCAAGGGCTCCAGGGAAGACCCCCAGCAGGTCTGGGGCATCTGAGACTCAGAGGGGCCGTTCCTCTCTTCCCAGGCAGAACCCCGGGGAGGTGGCTGAGACCCCAGGGAAGAAACGGCCAGATAGTGCATCCAGGCAGATAGCGCTGGGCTCAGACGGCCCTCTGAGGGATACAGAATTTGTGAGATAAGCACTCGTGCAGAGAGGACCCGGATGTCCCAAGAGGAATGAGGACCCAGGAGGCTCTGCAGGAATGGGCATAGTTCAGCAGGTATGTAGGCGGAACCGGGAGCCAGGAGCAGAGGAGATACTGACACACTCTGCAGATGTCCTTTGGACACGCACTGCCAGGTGACCCCTCCTGCTGCCAGGATGTGGCGCTCAGATGCAGACCCCAGGAAATGTGGTAAGAGAAGAACCCCAGCTGGCCAAAATCGCATGTCTTCAACTTCAGCCGAATGGAAATTAAGCTCAGTCATGGAGAAATAAAGCAAGTTCTATTCTGTGTACATCTGAGTTTGCGGCATCAGCTCATTCCGAGCAGTGGTGACGAGCAATCAGCCACCGGCGACCCCACCACCAACACTGCTGCTTCCCTGCAGAGGGTCCCCTGTTTCCTCCATGTGCCCGCGCCCCAATTACTACTTCCTCCTGTCCACGCCACCGCCTGCAGGCGACCTCACACCTCATCCGGACCCTGAGCTGCAACCCCAAGTCTTGTTGCTGGCCACCCAGCCTCCCGTCTTCCTGGGTTTGCAGACCAGCTGCTCCCAGCCACGCTGGCTTAGCTCCGTGCCCTCTTGACTCATGTCATGGaaatccctccttcctttctggctCCTGCAGCCACCCGCTGGCCCCAGCCCTCCCCGGCTCAGCCCCACCCATGATGTTCTGGACATCTGTTTCTGATCTTGTTGAGTTTCTGCCCatgtttttcccttcctccagaTGTACACGTGGCAGCATGTGGCTACTGGGACAGGCCTGCGGagctggcaggaggggagggagcaggagagtcGCAGGATCTTATCCCCTGGCCCAGGATTCCTGGTTCTTGCTTCCCGCTGTTCCTCTCTCCCTATGCTCAGTAAAagtcattcatccaacaaacgcTCTCCACTCCTCAAGGACCCACATGCCAGCTGCTGCTAATGCACAAACACCATTACAGTCGGTCCTCACTCAGGACAAGAAAGGGATGGTCcccggggtggggaggtggctaCACGGGCATTTCGCTAGCTCTCTGGGGTCACCAGGACTACACACTGCAGATCCCCAGAGGGATGTTGTCCCCACAGACCCGGCAGCAGGCTGAGGGGGGCCTCCGGTTTCCCAGGGCCCTTGACGAAGGAGCTCCACCAAGAACTTACCTGTTGGGAGAGCCTCCATAACAAAGATCTAGTGGCTcttacccgccccccccccccattgaCGATATGCCTCCAACTCAGGAACTGGGATGCCATGGGAACAACTGGCCCAGACAGACCAGAGGCCGCCTCTGAAGCATGGATGGAGAAGTGTTTGTAGCAGGTCCAATTAGACAACGGAGGGCTGCCGGTCTTGGAGTCCTGAACTAATGTGGCCTGGAAATGTCTGGGGCCTTTCGCCTCAGCTTGCAAAGGGCAAGCTTCAGTCCTCCTGCAGGTGCTTGGCAAGtagtgtcaaaagcttttctgcctCAGTAATCAGCAAATCAAGTCCTCATGATGTCCATGACCAAAGGCTCCTGCCTGGTACTGGAGGTGACCTTTACCACCAGTGTCAGAGCAGGGGTGCTGGTGAGGTCGATGATACTTCAGCAGATCCTGGGCCAAAAGTGGGCGGTGGGACGGCTCCCTTGAGTAGCCTCTGACCTGTTAGGGCCTCTTGGGTGAGAGCTGCGAGGCCTTCAGGTGTGATGGGAAACCTCCTTCGGGGGCCAGATGGGCTCCAAGGAAACTAAGACTTATGTCTCCCCCTGCCTGGGTGCCTGCAGGCTCAGGTGAATCCTGGGGCAGTTATGGCGGATTTGTCTTTACAGCATCCTCTTCCACGTGGTACCCAGAGAGCCATCAAACACAGGCACGCAGGCAGGGCAGATGCCCCCATCAAGCCAATAAGGGGAGTCGCCACTGGTTACATTAGGTATTTTTATGTGAGTAGCTACTGTGCTAGCTTAGAAGTCAGAACCCACCAAGACGGCCCGTTGTAGGACATGGAGCACTTTCCACCAGAGACTATCTAGCTGTTCTCTGGCAAATATTACACACAAAACATGAGACAGGAGCCCCAAGTGAGGATCTGTGGTTTGTTCAGCACGTCCAAGTGCCTCACTAGAACATAAACTCCATGGGTGTTCTCCATGGGGAGGTGATGGATGGTGCCTCCAATTGCAGCCTCCAAGCCTAGCGGCgtacccagcacacagtaggtgctcagtagttgtggttcaaaGGATGAacgcagggacttccctagtggcaccatggttaagaatccgtctgccaatgtaggggacacgggttcgagccctgatccgggaagatcccacgtgccgcggagcaactaagcccatgcaccacaactactgagcctgcgctctagagcccgcgagccacaactactgagcccgcgtgtcacaactactgaagcccacgcgcccagagcctgtgctccgcaacaagagaagccaccgcaacgagaagcttgtgcaccgcaacgaagagtagcccccgctcgccgcaactagagaaagtctgcacacagcaacgaagacccaatgcagccaaaaattaattaattaattaattaatttaaaatttttttaaaaaggatgaatGCAGTGCTCACCGGGCAACCTCTCTTCTAATCCTTATGGCCACCCCATGAGATAGATgatcatcattcccattttacagacaaggagactGAGGGTCCGAGATGTGAGGACTTTCCCGGGGCCACAGCCAGGGCACGGCACAACAGACCCTGGGCTGGTTTCACTGCCTCCAAGGCACACCAGCTGAGTGAGTGACCGAGGCGGGCTGGTTCTTTTGTGGGTGGCAAGCACGTGGAATGGAGCCCTGGGCTGCCTTGGTCCCTCTGGGGCCCTGAACCTGGGCCCAGCAGAACAGGATGGGCTGCCCTCCCAAGGTGGGCAAAGGAAACCGAGCAGAAAGAACCAGGCTGAATTGCCAAGAAGACGCACAACTTTTAATCATGCTGGACAAGCAGGGCAGGGGTGAAGTCGGGCTGGGGGTGGTTGTACAGGACCAGCCTTCACGGCACCGGGTCAGGCCCTGCTGCCAGCCCCCAGCCATGCAGCCATGGCTCCCCTGGCTATGAGGAAGCACCAGAGACCACCACCGGGGCCCCCTCTGCCCTGGAGTCCGCATAAGCACCAATGGGCGGAGGCCGTCTCCCTCTGGGGAGAGGTTCAGGCCACCTGGGGTTGCGGAAGGGGAAGGCTGGGGGCCACCAGGCTGTCCCACcctgggagagggggaagggacagCAGTCCTGATGTCCCTCACTTGGCCTCAGCCTCGCCCAGCGCCTCCCTTGGCATCATGGCTCAGAGGAGGGTCCCCCCAATTGACCTGGAATGTTGCTCGCTTTGGTTCCCCAGACCTGCTGAGGGGTCCAAAGCCCGGTGCCCTCTGTCCTGGCTCATTGCCCGGCAGCATTTGTAAAGGCAGCAGCAGGCCAGAGGCGGCTCTGCTGGGCAGGAGCTGCCCACCCGGGGCCTCAGCACCTTAACAGAGCCTGGAGAGCCGGAGGCACTGGGCTGGCGAGAGACACCAAGGAGGTCAGAGCACCTGGGGACAGACGTCAGTGTCTGACAGTGGCTGGGAGCGTGGGAGAAATGAGGCCCAAGCACCTTTGGCAAAGCGGGCTGAGCACGGCCCTGACAGCCGCCCggcagtggggcagggagggcgtGTGCTGAGGAGGGTAGGAGCTCTCACAGGCTTCCATCCCAGCCGCGTGGGGAGCTATGGGTCTGGGCCCCCTTACCCCAAAATGCCCCCTAACCCCTGGGTCCTCTCCTCACAGCACCTTTCCCCTGACCAAGGCCCCCCTGGGTTTGCTTTAATGATGGGCATTGGGCAAAAAAGAAAGGACCAGGCAGAGGATTCCCCCCACCTGGGGTACCCTATCCTGCCAGCCTTGGGGAGTGGTGGGTAATGGGGGGCCACAGTGCCTGAATGCCCAGAACACAGACTTGTGTGATCAGAGACCCATGTGTTTCCCCGGGTCTGGTTTCAGAATCTGTGTCTCCCCACCCTGGCTGGACTGGGTGCTCACCGAGAGCAGGGCCTGTGTCTGGTTCACCTCAGCCTTCCCggagcctggcacagagcggGCACTCAGTGAGTGTttgatgactgaataaatgaactgtGGCTGCACAAGTCGGGGCGCAGACAGGAGttcagagagaagggagaaggcgCAAGAGACAAGAGGAGGGGGTATCCTAGAAGGATGAGAGAATTTAAGGATGTTGGGAAGATTCTAGAATGTTTGGAAGATTCCAGAATGTTCAGAGAGTACCAGAATGTTGTGAAAGTTATAGGACCTGGCTACTCAAGTGGGGTCCATAGACtagcagcaccagcatcacccAGGAACGTCCTAGAAATGCAAAATCCTGGGCCCGTGCCgcacctgctgaatcagaaccaGCATTTTAGCACAATCCCTGGGTGATACGGATGCACATTCAAGTTTGAAAAGTGCTGGTCTAAAAGGTTGGGAAAGTTCTAGAAGATTTAGGTTAGGAGGTTTCTGAAAATGtccaagagaggagagaggcccGAACAGACTGGGAGGGGtgatggagggaaggaaagaggaggaagcctGCCCAGAATGCCAGGTCCCAGGGCCAACTTTACAGACAGGCAGACTGAGGCCCCGCAGGGGACAGACCTGCCCGTGGCCACCCCAGGCCAGAGCTGCCCCATGGGAGGCACTAATCGTCCTCGGGCTTGATGAGGTGGCCGCTGAAGGTGATGTAGGTGTCGATGTCGTCGCTGTAGACGGCGTTCTCACGCTCACGCTTGAAGAGCCGCGCCCAAACACGGTCGCCGGGTGCCAAGGCCAGCATCACGCTCTGGCTCTGCATGATGCTGCGGTCGCTGGGCTGCGCGTACAGGATGACGGCTGCCTCGTCGTTGTGCACGACGTGCACGTAGGTCTCCTTGAAGTTCCAGCTGTGCACGTTGAGGCTGAAGAAGTAGAGGCCGCGCAGGGGGGCGACGAAGTGGCCGGCAGCCAGGTTGAAGTGCCCGTCCGGGTTCACGAAGACTGTGTCGAAGAGCAGCGGCTGGAAACCCTCGCTGCTGTGCAGGGCCGTCTTGCGGCCCACCGAGAAGGCTGAGAAGCGCATCTGGCACGGGCTGCCGGGGCTGCCTGCTTGCCCCTTGGCACCCTTGGTGCCCTGGGGGCCGCGCTCCCCCCGGgggccctccctgcccagctTCCCGGGCGAGCCCAGCAGGCCTCGGTCCCCTTTGTCACCTGCGgagacaaaaaggagaaaagtcagGGCAGGCACCCACGCCTGCACCCAGGGGGCTCCTAAGCGTTTGCAGAAGGCTCGCCCCTGCCCAGAGACGGCAGGCCAGAGAAGAGCCAGCacctactgagcacctactgcatgccaggcatcGCCACCCCGAGCGCCTCTCTAAAGGAGACACCATGTCCACCTCCACtcacagagaggtgaagggactcGCCCGGGTGGCACGGCTTAGGAGCAGGGAAGCAGGACTCCAGCTGCGGTCTGTCTCCACGCCAGCCTGCTCCCTCCTCAGCAGCGAGGCTCTCACTGTGGTCTCTGCCAGACCAGGCCTGGACCCCAGCGGTCACTGCACCCGGCGGGACTCCAGGGGGATGTGGGCGTGGCATTTCTGCCCCAGAGAAGGGATCACCTGGACGGAAGTGTCCAGAGTCGGAGCCAGGCAGCCGTTGGTGGGCGTTACCGCCCCTCTGCACGACCTGGGGCCTTCATGTTGGTGTCTTGGGATTTTTTTGTCTGTATCTTGAA
The genomic region above belongs to Balaenoptera musculus isolate JJ_BM4_2016_0621 chromosome 10, mBalMus1.pri.v3, whole genome shotgun sequence and contains:
- the C1QTNF6 gene encoding complement C1q tumor necrosis factor-related protein 6; its protein translation is MGIAALGLLWAVLLHPLSVFGIPTEEPTSGEAVASSSPGLCRRCCDSEDPLVLADAAHESLASPSALPYMLPEVRPYINITILKGDKGDRGLLGSPGKLGREGPRGERGPQGTKGAKGQAGSPGSPCQMRFSAFSVGRKTALHSSEGFQPLLFDTVFVNPDGHFNLAAGHFVAPLRGLYFFSLNVHSWNFKETYVHVVHNDEAAVILYAQPSDRSIMQSQSVMLALAPGDRVWARLFKRERENAVYSDDIDTYITFSGHLIKPEDD